A stretch of the Clostridium botulinum genome encodes the following:
- the eno gene encoding phosphopyruvate hydratase, which yields MKTFVEIVDVYARQILDSRGNPTVEVEVELEDGTVGRAAVPSGASTGIFEAVELRDNDKSRYMGKSVEKAVENVNEIIAEELVGLNAFDQVAIDKIMIELDGTDNKGKLGANAMLGVSLACARAAAEYLGISLYQYIGGVNAKVLPVPMMNIMNGGSHADNNVDLQEFMIMPAGARNFSHALRMCAEIYHTLKNILKDKGLSTGVGDEGGFAPNLDSNEEAIQVIIEAVEKAGYKPGEEVFIALDPASSEFFNTDTNKYELKGEGRELTPAEMVEYYAKLVEKYPIISIEDGMAEEDWDGWKLMTEKLGGKIQLVGDDLFVTNTKRLSMGIERKVANSILIKLNQIGTLTETLNTIEMAERAGYTAVVSHRSGETEDTTIADLVVAVNAGQIKTGAPARTERVAKYNQLLRIEEELNTMGEYRGLKAFYNIKK from the coding sequence ATGAAAACTTTTGTAGAGATAGTAGACGTTTATGCAAGACAGATTCTAGATTCAAGAGGAAATCCTACTGTAGAAGTAGAAGTTGAACTAGAAGATGGTACAGTAGGAAGAGCAGCAGTGCCATCAGGAGCGTCAACAGGTATATTTGAAGCTGTTGAATTAAGAGATAATGATAAGTCAAGATACATGGGAAAAAGCGTTGAGAAAGCTGTTGAAAATGTAAATGAAATTATTGCAGAAGAATTAGTTGGATTAAATGCATTTGACCAAGTCGCTATTGACAAAATTATGATAGAACTTGATGGAACAGATAACAAAGGAAAACTTGGAGCAAACGCAATGCTTGGAGTATCACTTGCTTGTGCTAGAGCAGCTGCTGAATATTTAGGAATTAGTTTATATCAATACATAGGTGGAGTTAATGCAAAAGTTTTACCAGTACCTATGATGAACATAATGAATGGTGGCTCACATGCTGACAATAACGTAGATTTACAAGAATTTATGATTATGCCTGCAGGAGCAAGAAATTTTTCACATGCTTTAAGAATGTGTGCTGAAATATATCATACATTAAAAAATATATTGAAAGATAAGGGGTTATCAACAGGTGTTGGTGATGAAGGTGGATTCGCTCCTAACTTAGATAGTAATGAAGAAGCTATTCAAGTTATAATTGAAGCTGTAGAAAAAGCAGGATATAAACCAGGTGAAGAAGTATTTATAGCGTTAGACCCAGCATCTTCAGAATTCTTTAATACAGATACTAATAAGTATGAATTAAAGGGTGAAGGAAGAGAATTAACTCCAGCTGAAATGGTTGAATACTATGCTAAATTAGTAGAAAAATATCCAATAATCTCAATTGAAGACGGTATGGCAGAAGAAGATTGGGATGGATGGAAGTTAATGACTGAAAAATTAGGTGGAAAGATTCAATTAGTAGGAGACGATTTATTCGTAACTAATACTAAGAGACTTTCAATGGGTATTGAAAGAAAAGTTGCTAACTCAATACTTATAAAACTTAACCAAATAGGAACATTAACTGAAACATTAAATACTATAGAAATGGCTGAAAGAGCAGGATATACTGCTGTTGTTTCTCATAGATCTGGAGAAACTGAAGATACTACAATTGCTGATCTTGTTGTTGCAGTTAATGCAGGACAAATAAAAACTGGGGCTCCAGCAAGAACTGAAAGAGTTGCAAAATACAATCAATTATTAAGAATTGAAGAAGAATTAAATACTATGGGTGAATATAGAGGATTAAAAGCTTTCTACAATATAAAGAAATAA